From Camelina sativa cultivar DH55 chromosome 7, Cs, whole genome shotgun sequence, one genomic window encodes:
- the LOC104701386 gene encoding uncharacterized protein LOC104701386, whose protein sequence is MAIKGEKQSRRTTNPGVRVIGGRIYDSSNGKTCHQCRQKTMDFVASCKGMKKDKQCTINFCHKCLINRYGESAEEVAKLEGWICPQCRGICNCSFCRKKRGLNPTGILTHKAKASGLASVSELLEAEGPDNFAYQKKPKLDFASMEDSSDNSDSVLEKDFKGADITKEKKKVIGKSNKALEEEEIQFEAQLPQGISLTSVSGILIPTEEAGNVFQLFEFCSAFGKALDLKEGQAETVVRELFLCGRNTRRQQYSSIIPMMIQLLDLISQDREMSLSLSATDSSWFTAIGEILLQSEVSSDEFPPETFVAGIAEYEKMDASRRLKLLNFLCDESLSTFAMRNCINNQSAEWKAKDKEAKQRAAAAKEKEKQFKLKTQDDVAKSIMEKNRAPLSIEEHNLIMSQIRAEAKKAHEEMVEAKGMTSGTMLICDARRTEPIMLEENGVVLWKLKCYEEEPNILLQDLGTFDGLCPNEKWLAFKPEQKPEIENYISYKRRKLMQAQKSANEEKNANAGA, encoded by the exons ATGGCTATCAAGGGTGAGAAACAATCGAGGCGCACCACCAATCCCGGTGTACGAGTCATCGGAGGAAGGATCTATGATTCAAGTAATGGCAAAACCTGTCACCAG TGTCGACAGAAGACGATGGACTTTGTTGCGTCGTGCAAGGGCATGAAGAAGGACAAGCAATGTACCATTAATTTTTGTCATAAGTGTTTAATAAACag GTATGGTGAGAGTGCAGAAGAAGTAGCAAAGCTGGAAGGTTGGATATGTCCTCAGTGCAGAGGCATCTGCAATTGCAGTTTTTGCAG GAAGAAACGAGGGCTAAATCCCACTGGGATATTGACACACAAAGCTAAAGCCAGTGGATTAGCTTCAGTCTCTGAGCTTCTTGAAGCTGAGGGGCCTGATAACTTTGCTTATCAGAAGAAGCCAAAACTG GATTTTGCTTCTATGGAAGACAGTAGTGACAACAGTGATTCTGTACTTGAGAAAGATTTTAAAGGAGCTG ATATTaccaaggagaagaagaaagtgatagGCAAGAGCAATAAAGCACTGGAAGAGGAGGAGATACAATTTGAGGCTCAACTTCCCCAGGGTATAAGCTTGACTTCTGTGTCAGGCATTTTAATACCAACTGAAGAAGCGGGAAATGTATTCCAGCTTTTTGAGTTTTGCTCAGCCTTTGGAAAG GCTCTTGATTTGAAGGAAGGACAAGCTGAAACTGTTGTCCGTGAACTGTTCTTATGTGGTCGTAACACAAGGAGACAACAATACTCTTCTATTATCCCGATGATGATCCAATTGTTGGATTTAATATCACAGGATAGAGAGAT GTCTTTGTCTCTCAGTGCGACTGACAGCAGTTGGTTCACTGCTATTGGAGAGATCCTATTGCAGTCAGAAGTTTCGAGTGATGAGTTCCCACCTGAAACTTTTGTAGCGGGTATTGCTGAGTACGAGAAGATGGATGCATCAAGAAGGCTCAAGCTTCTCAATTTCTTATGTGATGAATCACTTAGCACATT CGCAATGAGGAATTGCATTAACAACCAGAGTGCAGAGTGGAAAGCAAAGGACAAAGAAGCTAAACAAAGGGCTGCAGCTGCAAAGGAAAAG GAGAAGCAGTTCAAACTGAAGACGCAAGATGATGTTGCCAAATCCATTATGGAGAAAAACAGAGCTCCTTTGTCCATTGAAGAGCATAACTTAATTATGTCTCAAATTAGAGCTGAAGCTAAAAAGGCTCATGAAGAAATGGTGGAGGCAAAGGGCATGACATCTGGAA CAATGCTTATATGTGATGCACGTAGAACTGAACCAATCATGTTGGAAGAAAATGGTGTTGTTCTCTGGAAACTGAAGTGCTatgaagaagaaccaaataTTTTGCTTCAAG ATCTAGGAACATTTGATGGTTTATGTCCAAATGAAAAATGGTTAGCTTTTAAGCCTGAGCAGAAACCAGAGATAGAGAACTATATCTCTTACAAGAG GAGGAAACTGATGCAAGCACAGAAGAGCGCAAATGAGGAAAAGAATGCCAATGCGGGTGCATAA
- the LOC104701388 gene encoding uncharacterized protein LOC104701388 encodes MVKVLTYFGMTLAAFAFWQSMDKVHVWIALHQDEKQERLEKEAEVRRVRAELLRKAREEDPLA; translated from the exons ATGGTGAAGGTTTTGACCTATTTTGGCATGACATTGGCAGCTTTCGCCTTTTGGCAATCCATGGACAAAGTTCATGTTTGGATCGCTCTTCATCAAGACGAGAAG CAAGAAAGATTGGAGAAGGAAGCGGAGGTAAGGCGGGTCAGGGCAGAGCTGCTGCGGAAAGCTAGAGAGGAGGATCCTCTTGCCTGA
- the LOC104701385 gene encoding protein terminal ear1 homolog, whose product MSVTGPFSHPTNLNPTAPEFLPATILNPNPFPFFIPTRIYFPLPPPPPPPPSYPSFFHLPPPHLLPPTSVAPTRAVMLLPVPGNVTESSIRQDMGLFGEVRGVQMERADEGIVTVHFYNLRTSQIAFNEIRYRHMQHQLHFTAARGLVYNQPVWAHFVFPQLNAVPDGNNQGTLVVMNLEPTVSSTTLRHIFQAYGEVKQVRETPYKREQRFVEFFDVRDAAKALREMDGKLISGKPMFIQFSRPGGLTKKLFLASRFHKNFTFDNNHNHYHPPPPPPMMIYSNQMYEQKQRNNNKKKKKKKQRKHMKKSFADPRFMIRENAIAAGESRDRRTTVMIKNIPNKYTQRLFLKMLDTHCNDCNQKVIKEGNKTPMSSYDFVYLPIDFSNKCNVGYGFVNMTSPEAVWRLYKTFHNQHWGVFNTRKICEVTYARIQGLESLKEHFKNARLPGVEMEHNKYMPVLFSPPRDGGLLTEPMVIVDSSADEESCNNNNSGRDGFVSDNRTMVGSDGCCCLGERIESGGV is encoded by the exons ATGTCAGTCACCGGACCCTTCAGTCACCCAACAAACCTTAACCCAACAGCTCCGGAGTTCTTACCGGCGACAATCCTAAACCCAAACCCATTCCCTTTCTTTATTCCGACAAGAATCTACTtccctcttcctcctcctccgccgccgccgccgtctTACCCTTCTTTTTTCCATCTCcctcctcctcatcttcttccaccaaCTTCAGTAGCGCCAACCAGAGCCGTGATGCTATTACCAGTCCCTGGCAACGTCACCGAGTCATCTATAAGACAAGACATGGGACTGTTCGGGGAAGTTCGTGGTGTCCAAATGGAGAGAGCAGACGAAGGAATCGTGACCGTCCATTTCTACAACCTGAGAACCTCGCAGATAGCTTTCAATGAGATACGTTACCGTCACATGCAACATCAACTCCACTTCACGGCGGCGCGTGGACTAGTCTATAATCAACCGGTTTGGGCTCATTTCGTGTTTCCTCAACTCAATGCTGTTCCCGATGGAAACAATCAAGGCACGCTCGTGGTTATGAACTTGGAACCCACCGTCTCTTCCACTACCCTCCGTCACATTTTTCAAGCTTATG gagaagtgaagcaagtGAGAGAGACACCGTACAAGAGAGAACAGAGATTTGTTGAGTTCTTTGACGTTAGAGACGCCGCAAAAGCTCTCCGTGAGATGGACGGTAAACTTATCTCCGGTAAACCAATGTTTATCCAGTTTAGCCGTCCCGGTGGTTTAACTAAAAAGCTCTTCCTCGCTTCACGCTTCCATAAAAACTTCACCTTTGATAACAACCACAACCACTATCATccaccgccgccaccaccgATGATGATCTATAGTAACCAAATGTACGAGCAAAAGCAGAGGAacaataacaagaagaagaagaagaagaagcaaaggaagcATATGAAGAAGAGTTTTGCTGATCCTCGTTTCATGATAAGGGAAAACGCTATCGCCGCCGGCGAGTCCAGAGACAGACGAACCACCGTGATGATCAAGAACATCCCAAACAAGTACAC TCAGAGGctgtttttgaaaatgttggACACACATTGTAACGACTGTAACCAAAAGGTAATCAAAGAAGGGAACAAAACTCCTATGTCTTCTTATGACTTTGTCTACCTCCCTATTGATTTCAG CAACAAATGCAATGTGGGATATGGGTTTGTGAACATGACATCACCAGAAGCAGTGTGGAGACTTTACAAGACCTTTCACAATCAACATTGGGGAGTTTTCAACACTAGAAAGATCTGTGAGGTCACTTATGCTCGAATCCAg ggtcttGAGTCGTTAAAGGAACATTTCAAGAACGCAAGACTACCAGGAGTAGAGATGGAGCATAACAAGTACATGCCGGTTCTATTCTCTCCGCCACGTGACGGGGGATTGCTGACAGAGCCTATGGTCATTGTTGACTCTTCGGCTGATGAAGAGAgctgtaataataataactcagGACGAGACGGGTTTGTGTCCGACAATAGGACGATGGTAGGAAGTGatggttgttgttgtcttgGTGAGAGAATCGAAAGCGGCGGCGTTTGA